A region of the Bryobacteraceae bacterium genome:
CATTGCCGCGGCAGCACGCACGGGCAAAATCGGCGACGGAAAGATCTTCGTGCTGCCCGTGGAGGAGGCCGTCCGTATCCGCAACGACGACCGCGGCGAGCATGCCCTCTGATCCGGCGCCGATCCCTGCCGCCCTCTGCCCGGACGAAGCGCTGTCCCGGCTGGCGGCGCGGGCCGCGGCCGTGGACGAGGCGGTGTGCGCGGCATGGCGTGAGCTGTTCGCCGGGTCCACGCTCGCCCTGCTCGCCGTCGGCGGATACGGGCGGGGGCGGCTGTTCCCGCACTCGGATGTCGACCTGCTGGTGCTGGCCGGCCGCGATCTGGCATCGCCGGCCGAGCGCGACCGCCTGTCGGAACTGCTCCGGCGGCTGTGGGACGCGGGACTGCGCGCCTCTCACTCCTGGCGCACACCGGCCGAGTGCTGTCACCTCCAACCGGGCAACCCCGAGCTGACGGTATCCCTGCTGCACGCGCGCTTCCTGGCCGGCAATGAAGAGCTCTACGCCGCCTTCGACGCGAAATGGCGGAGGTTCGCCGAAAGCCGCCGGCGCGAGCTTGCGGCCCTGCTGTGCCGGATGATGCGCGCGCGCCATGCGCGATTTCACAATACGATTCATCAACTCGAGCCGGACGTCAAGGAAGGGCCTGGCGGCTGGCGGGACCTGCAAACGGTGGAATGGCTGGCGAGACTGGCCGCGCAGGCGCCTCCGGCGGAATGGACCGCGTTGGCGTCCCGGGTGGCGCAGGTGCGCATTTTTCTGCACGAGCGGCGTGGGCGCGACCACAACGTGCTCGACTATGAATCGCAGGAGGAGGCCGCGGCGGGCGCTGCTCCGGGCCCGCAGGCGCGGGCGGAGTGGATGCGCGGCTGGTACCGCAACGCCAATGCCGTGCTGCGCATGGTTCTGCGCGCGGCCGAGCCCTGGGAACTGGACGCGGGAAGCCGGATGTCGGCGTGGCTTGACCGGACGCGCGGCCTGGCCAATGCGGACTTCACCGTGTTGCGGGGGAAAGTCTACTTCCGCAACCCGGGCCATCTCCTGGCTGACGCCGAGCTGCCGCTGCGGCTGTTTCTCTTCGTTGCGCGTCATGGGGTCGAGTGCGCGCCGCAAACTTCGGGCCGGCTGGAGCCGCTGGCCGGCGGGCGCGTCCCCGGCCGGGCGGCGGGCGCGCCGTTCTGGCAAGAACTTCTCGCGCAGCCACACGCCGCAGCCGGCTTGCGCGCCATGCGCGACTCCGGCTGGCTGGCGGCGCTGCTGCCGGAGTGGGAGCGCATCGACCATCTGGTGGTGCCGGATTCCTCCCATCAGTTCACCGTGGACGAGCACACCAACGTGGCGATGGAGATGCTGGAGGCGCTCGCCGGAGAGAAGGACCCGCAACGGCAGCCCGTGGCGGCGCTGTGGCAGGAATGCCGCCGCGAGTGGTGGCAATTGCGGCTGGCGCTCCTGTTGCACGATACCGGCAAGGGGTCGGCCCGCGATCACGTGGAAGAGTCGGCCGCCATCGCTGCCGATTTCCTGCGGCGCGAAGGGTTCGGCGGGCGGGAAGGCGAGACCGTCCTGTTCCTGATCCGCAATCACCTCCTGCTGTCTCAGGCAATGCAGAGAGCCGACCTGGCCGACCCGGCCGTGTTGGAGCCGCTGGCGCGAAGAATCCAGACGGTGGAGCAGCTCAGGCTGCTCGTGCTGATGACGTACGCCGACATCAGCGCCGTCGGGCCGGGGATGATGACGGCGTGGCGCCTTTCGCGCCTGATCAGCCTCTACAGGACGCTCTACGCCCGGCTCGAAGGGGAGCTGGACCGGCTCGAAGAGGGTCCCGGGGCGGGAGCGTGGAGTGCTGACGCGCGGGTGCTGATGGAAGGCCTGCCGGCGCGCTACCGCTGGAGCCGCACGCCGGCGGAGATTGAAAGCGAGGCGCGTCTGTTCGCGGCGGTGCAACGCTCCGGCGCCGAGGTCTCGCTTTCATTCAGCCACGGGACCTGGCGGGCCGTCATTCTGGCCGCCGATCACGAACGTCTGTTCGCATCCCTGGCCGGCGCGATCTCGGCCCATGGAATGGAAATTCTGGAATGCGAGGCGTTCACACATCAGGCGGGTTTTGCGGTGGATGTTTTCCGGTTTGCCGACCCGCACCGCACGCTCGAGCTGAATCCGCCCGAGCAGGAGAGGCTGGCCGAGACGCTGCGGCGCGCCGCGTTGGGACAGATCGCGGTGGAGCCGCTGCTGCGCCGCCGCCCGCTGCGGCCCGTGCCTGCGCTGGCGGCCGCGGACCCGCCGGCCATTACGATCAGCACCGACGTGGCGGGCAAATCCACGGTCATCGAGGTCGTCGCCCGGGACCGGCCGGCACTGCTGCACGATCTCGCGGTGGCGATTTCCGGTTTCGGCTGCGATATTGGACTTGTCCTTGCGGACACGCGCGGCCACCGGGCGATTGACGTCTTCTACCTCACGCGCGGTGGTCGGCCGCTTGACGAAGCCGCGGCACTGGCGCTGCGCGAGCGCCTGGAGCGCGCCTGTGCGGCGCGGCCCCGGTGAGGCTGCGCGACCGCAGAGCATGTTTCGGCAATCCGATGGTATGATTCACGCCTGAGGAGGCAGCCGTCATGCATCTGCGGGTTCTTTCCTTCGTTCTCGCCGGCGGGAAAGGCACGCGCCTTTATCCGCTCACCAAGGAACGCGCCAAGCCCGCGGTGCCATTTGGCGGGCAGTACCGGATCATCGATTTCGTGCTTTCGAACCTCGTCAATTCCGGTCTTCATTCCATCTATGTGCTGATCCAGTTCAAGAGCCAGTCGTTGCTGCAACACCTGCGCGACGGCTGGGAGTTCAGCGGCATCCTGAAGGACCGCTACATCATTCCGGTGCCGGCGCAGATGCGTTCGCCCGGCGAGACCTGGTACCGCGGCACGGCCGACGCGATTTTCCAGAACGTGAATCTGATTGAGCAGAGCGAGCCGCACCTGGTGGCCGTCTTCGGCGCCGATCACGTCTACCGCATGAACGTGCGGGAAATGATCGAATATCACGAACACAAACGCGCCCAGGCCACTGTCGCCGCCATCCCCGTGCCGCGCGAGCAGGCGGCCGAATTCGGCGTCATCGAAACGGCGCCCGACGGCCGCATACTCGCTTTCCATGAGAAGAAGGCGGACGCGCCCACGATGCCGGGCGACCCGGCGCGCGTGCTCGCCTCGATGGGAAATTACGTGTTTTCGACGCCCGCGCTGCTGAAATTCCTGTACGAAGACGCGCGCGACGAAAATTCCTCCCATGATTTCGGCCGCGATATTCTGCCGAAATGGGTGGAACGGGGCGACGTTTTCGCCTATGATTTCACCACCAATCACATTCCGGGCGACCCCGTGG
Encoded here:
- the glnD gene encoding bifunctional uridylyltransferase/uridylyl-removing enzyme produces the protein MPSDPAPIPAALCPDEALSRLAARAAAVDEAVCAAWRELFAGSTLALLAVGGYGRGRLFPHSDVDLLVLAGRDLASPAERDRLSELLRRLWDAGLRASHSWRTPAECCHLQPGNPELTVSLLHARFLAGNEELYAAFDAKWRRFAESRRRELAALLCRMMRARHARFHNTIHQLEPDVKEGPGGWRDLQTVEWLARLAAQAPPAEWTALASRVAQVRIFLHERRGRDHNVLDYESQEEAAAGAAPGPQARAEWMRGWYRNANAVLRMVLRAAEPWELDAGSRMSAWLDRTRGLANADFTVLRGKVYFRNPGHLLADAELPLRLFLFVARHGVECAPQTSGRLEPLAGGRVPGRAAGAPFWQELLAQPHAAAGLRAMRDSGWLAALLPEWERIDHLVVPDSSHQFTVDEHTNVAMEMLEALAGEKDPQRQPVAALWQECRREWWQLRLALLLHDTGKGSARDHVEESAAIAADFLRREGFGGREGETVLFLIRNHLLLSQAMQRADLADPAVLEPLARRIQTVEQLRLLVLMTYADISAVGPGMMTAWRLSRLISLYRTLYARLEGELDRLEEGPGAGAWSADARVLMEGLPARYRWSRTPAEIESEARLFAAVQRSGAEVSLSFSHGTWRAVILAADHERLFASLAGAISAHGMEILECEAFTHQAGFAVDVFRFADPHRTLELNPPEQERLAETLRRAALGQIAVEPLLRRRPLRPVPALAAADPPAITISTDVAGKSTVIEVVARDRPALLHDLAVAISGFGCDIGLVLADTRGHRAIDVFYLTRGGRPLDEAAALALRERLERACAARPR
- the glgC gene encoding glucose-1-phosphate adenylyltransferase, whose amino-acid sequence is MHLRVLSFVLAGGKGTRLYPLTKERAKPAVPFGGQYRIIDFVLSNLVNSGLHSIYVLIQFKSQSLLQHLRDGWEFSGILKDRYIIPVPAQMRSPGETWYRGTADAIFQNVNLIEQSEPHLVAVFGADHVYRMNVREMIEYHEHKRAQATVAAIPVPREQAAEFGVIETAPDGRILAFHEKKADAPTMPGDPARVLASMGNYVFSTPALLKFLYEDARDENSSHDFGRDILPKWVERGDVFAYDFTTNHIPGDPVGAPAYWRDVGTIDAYYEANMDLRAVSPVLNLYNKQWPLRTAGYDDPPAKFTFDEENRRGQAIDSIVSSGSILSGGMVRNSVIGRGVRVHSGAVVEDSIIFDNCDIGRRARIRRAILDKNVIVPEDARIGYDLEADRKKYHVTESGIVVVEGRRSRVPVSPLEL